From one Paenibacillus terrae HPL-003 genomic stretch:
- a CDS encoding TetR/AcrR family transcriptional regulator gives MPKIVDHQKQKVKLAEAAWRVIRKLGMEQASVRHIAQEAGMSVGSMRHYFASQSELMVFSMELVAERVGSRIRNMTFDGSAIEDIQRLLRQVIPYDENTRTEMEVWYIFTAKSLSDTSLQPLAHRVYDQLHQLVGMLMEHLQKSGLLRPDLDTDFEIERLYALVDGMAVHRILRPGRVDAPFMDRLIENHLHTICSSQALVALQDKKDAPT, from the coding sequence ATGCCAAAAATTGTCGATCACCAAAAACAAAAAGTGAAATTAGCCGAGGCGGCTTGGCGGGTTATAAGAAAGCTGGGGATGGAGCAGGCATCTGTACGGCATATTGCACAAGAAGCAGGCATGTCTGTCGGTTCGATGCGTCATTATTTTGCCTCCCAATCCGAGCTTATGGTTTTTTCTATGGAACTGGTTGCCGAGCGGGTGGGTAGCCGTATCCGTAATATGACCTTTGATGGTTCTGCTATTGAGGATATTCAGCGGCTGCTGCGTCAGGTCATTCCTTACGACGAAAATACGCGGACGGAAATGGAGGTTTGGTATATTTTTACGGCGAAGTCCCTTTCGGATACTTCATTACAACCTCTGGCCCATCGGGTATATGACCAACTGCACCAGCTTGTTGGAATGCTTATGGAACATTTGCAAAAGTCAGGGTTACTACGGCCGGATTTGGATACCGACTTTGAGATCGAAAGATTGTATGCTCTGGTGGATGGGATGGCCGTACATCGGATATTGCGTCCTGGTCGAGTAGATGCTCCTTTTATGGATCGCTTAATTGAAAATCACCTTCATACTATCTGCTCTTCCCAAGCCTTAGTTGCACTCCAAGACAAAAAAGACGCACCCACGTAA
- the dusB gene encoding tRNA dihydrouridine synthase DusB, with amino-acid sequence MLKIGGIEMKNQVVLAPMAGVCNPAFRLIAKEFGTGLVCAEMVSDKAIIHGNKRTREMLFVDEREKPLSLQIFGGDRESLVEAAKVVDQETNADIIDINMGCPVPKVTKCDAGARWLLDPNKIYEMVSAVVESVSKPVTVKMRIGWDSEHIYAVENARAVERAGGQAVSVHGRTREQLYTGHANWDIIKEVKEAVSIPVIGNGDVASPEDARRMLDLTNCDGVMIGRGALGNPWMLYRTIEYLQTGELLPDPSPEEKIRIAILHMDRLVALKGEAVAVREMRKHLAWYLKGLRGSARIKDVVMEETRRDDMVRILDGFVSGLHMVENDEHSTGAVSPAAVAQ; translated from the coding sequence ATGTTGAAAATCGGCGGTATTGAAATGAAAAACCAAGTCGTCCTGGCTCCAATGGCAGGCGTGTGTAACCCTGCTTTTCGCCTGATTGCCAAAGAATTTGGCACAGGTTTGGTATGCGCAGAAATGGTTAGTGACAAGGCGATCATTCACGGCAACAAGCGCACGCGTGAGATGCTGTTCGTAGACGAGCGTGAGAAACCGCTTAGCCTGCAAATTTTCGGGGGAGACCGTGAATCTTTGGTGGAAGCAGCTAAGGTCGTGGATCAGGAGACGAACGCAGATATTATTGACATCAATATGGGCTGCCCGGTTCCCAAGGTAACCAAATGTGATGCGGGTGCCCGTTGGCTGCTCGATCCCAATAAAATTTATGAAATGGTATCCGCTGTAGTGGAATCCGTTAGCAAGCCTGTTACCGTAAAAATGCGTATTGGTTGGGATAGTGAGCATATTTATGCCGTAGAGAACGCCCGTGCCGTGGAACGTGCTGGAGGTCAGGCTGTCAGCGTACATGGTCGTACACGGGAGCAATTGTATACGGGACATGCGAACTGGGATATTATAAAAGAAGTAAAAGAAGCAGTTTCCATTCCTGTAATTGGAAATGGAGACGTGGCATCACCGGAAGATGCCCGCCGGATGCTGGATTTGACCAACTGTGACGGTGTTATGATCGGCCGCGGTGCTCTGGGTAATCCTTGGATGCTGTACCGTACGATTGAGTATTTGCAGACAGGCGAGCTTTTGCCTGATCCTTCACCGGAAGAAAAAATCCGCATTGCCATTCTGCATATGGATCGCCTGGTGGCATTGAAGGGTGAAGCTGTGGCTGTCCGCGAAATGCGTAAGCATCTGGCTTGGTACCTCAAAGGACTTAGAGGATCTGCACGTATTAAGGACGTTGTTATGGAAGAGACGAGACGTGATGATATGGTACGTATTTTGGATGGCTTTGTATCCGGACTACACATGGTAGAAAATGATGAACATTCCACGGGGGCTGTTTCTCCTGCCGCCGTTGCGCAATAA
- a CDS encoding TrkH family potassium uptake protein, whose protein sequence is MKRSVKLARFASPPFILVIGYLLIIALGTLLLMLPVSNHSGHAPHWIDSLFTSVSAACVTGLVVVDVNSTYTMFGETVIMVLMQLGGLGFMTLATLFALLLGRRLSLKDRLLLKEAINADSMEGIVRIIRKVLIFSFTIEAIAAVVMALRWMREMPVGQAIYYGIFHSVSLFNNGGFDLFGSSFQRYAGDFVFNMISSVLVISGGLGFLVLSDLFDFRRTRRLTLHSKMVLSVSGALIVLGALVIFIFEFTNARTLGSLNWEGKVYASVFQSVSTRSSGTSTIDISGLRQASQFFIMLLMIIGASPGSTGGGIKTTTFLLMVGALIAVMRGQKEIVFFRHRVPRDIMMRALTIIVLALFIFSIVVMLLLMTEDAPFLSLAFEAASAIGTVGLSTGVTPGLSDAGKLIMCVTMFIGRIGPLTIAYAIRPRSTKTLYRRPEGHIVIG, encoded by the coding sequence ATGAAACGCAGCGTCAAGCTTGCCCGGTTTGCATCGCCTCCTTTTATATTGGTCATCGGATACTTGCTGATTATTGCATTGGGCACTTTGCTGCTGATGCTTCCTGTTTCCAATCATAGTGGACATGCTCCGCATTGGATTGATTCGCTGTTTACGTCCGTTTCCGCTGCTTGTGTCACCGGATTAGTCGTAGTAGACGTTAATTCAACTTATACGATGTTTGGAGAGACGGTCATCATGGTGCTGATGCAACTGGGCGGTCTGGGTTTTATGACCCTGGCGACCTTGTTTGCATTGCTGCTGGGGCGACGGTTATCGTTGAAGGATCGGCTGCTGCTAAAGGAAGCGATTAATGCCGACAGCATGGAAGGAATTGTGCGCATTATTCGCAAGGTGCTGATTTTCTCTTTTACCATTGAGGCGATAGCTGCCGTAGTCATGGCTTTGCGATGGATGAGGGAGATGCCTGTCGGACAAGCGATATACTATGGAATATTCCATTCGGTATCTCTTTTTAATAACGGGGGATTTGACCTGTTCGGAAGCAGCTTCCAACGGTATGCCGGAGATTTTGTGTTCAATATGATTTCTTCCGTACTTGTCATTTCGGGGGGATTGGGTTTTCTTGTACTAAGCGATCTATTCGATTTTCGGCGTACTCGGAGACTGACACTTCACTCAAAAATGGTACTCAGTGTGTCAGGGGCGCTTATTGTGCTTGGTGCGCTGGTCATATTTATTTTTGAGTTTACCAATGCACGAACTCTAGGCTCGCTGAACTGGGAAGGCAAAGTGTACGCATCTGTCTTTCAATCCGTTTCCACGCGTTCATCGGGTACCAGCACAATAGATATCAGCGGGTTAAGGCAGGCCAGCCAGTTTTTTATCATGTTACTGATGATTATCGGCGCTTCTCCAGGCTCCACCGGGGGAGGAATCAAAACGACTACGTTCCTGCTGATGGTTGGCGCCCTAATTGCCGTCATGCGGGGACAGAAGGAAATCGTGTTCTTTCGCCACCGGGTTCCCAGAGATATCATGATGCGTGCGCTGACCATTATTGTATTGGCGCTATTTATCTTCTCCATTGTGGTCATGCTGCTCTTAATGACAGAGGATGCGCCTTTTCTCTCACTTGCGTTTGAGGCTGCTTCCGCGATCGGAACGGTGGGTCTGTCGACAGGTGTGACCCCGGGACTGTCTGACGCGGGTAAGCTGATCATGTGTGTGACCATGTTCATTGGTAGAATTGGGCCGCTCACGATTGCTTATGCCATTCGTCCACGGTCCACCAAGACGTTGTACCGTCGTCCCGAAGGACATATTGTAATTGGATAA
- the lysS gene encoding lysine--tRNA ligase, translated as MSDETTNQEPQENREELSELLQIRRAKLDELRSLGIDPFGRKYIRTAEAGVLLSKYDSLTKEELEEKNIEISIAGRIMAKRVMGKASFAHVQDLSGRIQIYVRQDTVPEAKYKAFGILDLGDIVGIKGVLFKTKTGETTIKVLDLEVLSKSLYPLPEKYHGLKDVELRYRQRYVDLVMNPEVQKTFITRSRIIQSMRRYLDSLGYLEVETPTLHSIAGGAAAKPFITHHNALDMQLYMRIAIELHLKRLIVGGLEKVYEIGRVYRNEGISTRHNPEFTMIELYEAYADYQDIMQLTENMVAHIAQEVLGTQRIHYQGQEVDLTPQWRRVSMVDAVKEVTGVDFGVQLSNEEAHRLAKEHKVPVEPHMTFGHILNAFFEQFVEETLIQPTFITGHPVEISPLAKRNEQDPRFTDRFELFVVAREHANAFTELNDPIDQRQRFEAQLLEREHGNDEAHEMDDDFIRALEYGMPPTGGLGIGIDRLVMLLTDAPSIRDVLLFPHMRNRTVE; from the coding sequence ATGTCGGATGAAACTACTAACCAGGAGCCTCAAGAAAATCGTGAGGAACTAAGCGAACTGCTGCAAATTCGCCGCGCCAAATTGGACGAGCTTCGCTCGTTAGGTATTGATCCTTTTGGTCGTAAATACATACGCACAGCTGAGGCGGGTGTACTGCTAAGCAAGTATGACAGTCTGACCAAGGAAGAACTGGAAGAGAAGAATATTGAAATTAGCATTGCAGGCCGTATTATGGCTAAGCGTGTTATGGGGAAAGCCAGCTTTGCCCATGTACAGGATCTCAGTGGACGTATTCAAATCTATGTTCGTCAAGATACCGTGCCGGAAGCTAAATACAAAGCGTTTGGTATTTTGGATCTGGGTGACATTGTGGGAATTAAGGGCGTGCTGTTCAAGACCAAAACAGGGGAAACCACCATTAAGGTGCTGGATCTTGAGGTATTGTCCAAATCGTTGTACCCGTTGCCAGAAAAATATCATGGTCTGAAGGATGTTGAGCTGCGTTACCGTCAGCGCTACGTCGATCTGGTTATGAACCCGGAAGTACAAAAAACGTTCATTACACGTTCCCGTATTATTCAATCCATGCGCCGTTATTTGGACTCGCTTGGTTATTTGGAGGTTGAAACGCCAACACTTCATTCCATTGCAGGCGGCGCGGCGGCCAAGCCGTTTATTACACATCATAATGCATTGGACATGCAGCTATATATGCGTATTGCCATTGAACTTCATCTGAAACGACTGATTGTCGGCGGATTGGAGAAAGTATATGAGATCGGTCGCGTTTACCGTAATGAAGGTATTTCCACTCGCCATAACCCTGAGTTCACGATGATTGAGCTGTATGAAGCGTATGCTGACTACCAGGACATCATGCAATTGACGGAAAACATGGTGGCTCACATTGCGCAAGAAGTGCTTGGTACACAGCGCATTCATTATCAGGGCCAGGAAGTGGACCTGACGCCGCAATGGCGCAGAGTATCTATGGTTGATGCTGTTAAAGAAGTAACAGGCGTGGATTTTGGCGTACAATTGAGCAATGAAGAAGCTCATCGCCTTGCGAAAGAGCATAAAGTGCCGGTAGAGCCGCATATGACCTTTGGACATATCCTGAATGCCTTCTTCGAACAATTCGTAGAGGAAACACTCATTCAACCGACCTTTATTACGGGGCATCCGGTTGAAATCTCACCACTGGCGAAGAGAAACGAGCAAGATCCACGCTTTACGGATCGTTTTGAGCTGTTCGTGGTAGCTCGTGAGCATGCGAATGCATTCACTGAGCTAAATGATCCGATTGACCAACGTCAACGTTTTGAAGCACAACTGCTGGAACGTGAGCACGGCAATGACGAGGCTCATGAAATGGATGATGATTTTATCCGTGCCTTGGAATACGGTATGCCGCCAACAGGCGGACTGGGCATCGGTATCGACCGCTTGGTCATGTTGCTGACGGATGCTCCTTCCATTCGCGATGTGCTGCTTTTCCCGCATATGCGTAACCGTACGGTAGAATAA
- the greA gene encoding transcription elongation factor GreA, whose translation MSDKEVILTQEGLRKLEDELENLKSVKRREVAERIKVAIGYGDISENSEYEDAKNEQAFIEGRVITLEKMLRNARIINSDEIETDVVGVGATVTVEDMEFRDVTEYAIVGSAESDPLQNKISNESPLGKAMLGKKKGTVVDVTVPAGVIQYKIVDIKK comes from the coding sequence ATGAGCGATAAAGAAGTCATTCTGACACAGGAAGGTCTTAGAAAGCTCGAAGATGAGCTTGAGAACTTAAAGTCTGTCAAACGCCGTGAAGTGGCGGAACGGATTAAGGTAGCTATCGGATACGGGGATATCAGTGAAAACTCCGAGTATGAGGATGCGAAGAATGAGCAGGCTTTCATTGAAGGCCGTGTCATTACACTGGAAAAAATGCTACGCAATGCCCGCATTATCAATAGTGATGAAATTGAAACCGATGTTGTGGGAGTAGGCGCAACCGTGACCGTTGAGGATATGGAATTTAGAGATGTTACAGAGTATGCGATTGTAGGTTCAGCTGAATCAGACCCGCTCCAGAATAAAATCTCCAATGAAAGTCCGCTTGGCAAGGCAATGCTCGGTAAGAAAAAAGGAACCGTTGTGGATGTCACCGTTCCAGCAGGTGTTATACAATATAAAATCGTGGACATCAAAAAATAA